Proteins encoded within one genomic window of Phototrophicus methaneseepsis:
- the glnA gene encoding type I glutamate--ammonia ligase produces the protein MKNTAGAHTIVDSAKESPEALLAFAKEQGLVELDLRFTDIRGIVQHFSMPLSMVDADSFEEGFGFDGSSVRGFQTINVSDMILFPDLSTAIVDPFFSLPTLAIKCDVSDPISREPYANDPRGIARRAEEYLLSTGIGDVAYFGPEAEFFLFTNVSYETGPNKSYYEVDSHEASWNTASKDPAMNYLNRVKEGYFPLPPLDKTQDVRSDMVQTLMGAGIDIEVHHHEVGGAGQAEIDMRFDSLLRMCDKVLDYKYIVKNVAAKYGLIATFMPKPLFGDNGSGMHVHQSIWKDGKPLFGGDKYAGLSDMALWYIGGVLKHAQALLALTNPTTNSYRRLVPGYEAPVNLVYSARNRSAAIRIPMYSSSPKAKRVETRFPDPTANPYLALPALLMAGIDGIKNQIDPGNPFEIDLYESEDVETPTTPPTLGGALQALAEDHDFLLEGGVFTKEYLEMYIDYKQTQEADQVAMRPHPYEFNMYFDF, from the coding sequence ATGAAGAACACAGCGGGCGCACACACCATAGTCGATTCCGCAAAAGAATCCCCCGAAGCATTACTCGCTTTCGCCAAAGAACAAGGCCTTGTTGAACTAGACCTGCGTTTTACAGACATTCGCGGTATTGTCCAACACTTTAGCATGCCTCTTTCAATGGTTGATGCGGATAGCTTCGAAGAAGGCTTTGGTTTTGATGGTTCCAGCGTGCGCGGTTTCCAGACGATCAACGTTTCCGACATGATCCTCTTCCCAGACCTGAGCACAGCGATCGTCGATCCTTTCTTCTCCCTGCCGACCCTGGCGATTAAATGCGACGTGTCCGATCCGATCTCGCGCGAACCTTACGCTAATGATCCTCGCGGTATTGCACGCCGTGCAGAAGAATACTTGCTTTCTACAGGCATCGGTGATGTCGCTTACTTCGGCCCAGAAGCGGAATTTTTCCTCTTCACTAACGTTTCTTACGAAACGGGTCCGAACAAGAGCTACTACGAAGTTGACAGCCACGAAGCATCCTGGAACACGGCCAGTAAAGACCCGGCAATGAACTACCTGAACCGCGTCAAGGAAGGTTACTTCCCGCTGCCGCCACTGGATAAGACCCAGGACGTGCGTTCCGATATGGTCCAGACCCTGATGGGCGCTGGTATCGATATCGAAGTTCATCACCACGAAGTGGGTGGTGCAGGTCAGGCAGAAATTGACATGCGCTTCGATAGTTTGCTGCGTATGTGCGATAAAGTCCTCGATTACAAATACATCGTCAAGAACGTAGCTGCCAAGTATGGCCTGATTGCTACCTTCATGCCCAAGCCGCTGTTCGGCGATAACGGCTCCGGTATGCATGTGCACCAGTCCATCTGGAAAGACGGCAAGCCGCTCTTCGGTGGCGATAAGTATGCTGGCCTGAGCGATATGGCCCTGTGGTACATCGGTGGTGTCCTCAAGCATGCTCAGGCATTGCTGGCGCTCACCAACCCGACCACCAACAGCTACCGTCGTCTGGTCCCCGGTTATGAAGCCCCTGTGAACCTCGTTTACAGCGCACGTAATCGTTCCGCTGCTATCCGTATCCCGATGTACAGCAGCAGCCCCAAGGCCAAGCGCGTCGAGACACGCTTCCCGGATCCCACAGCGAACCCCTACCTGGCGTTGCCGGCGCTGCTCATGGCAGGCATTGACGGTATCAAGAACCAGATTGACCCGGGCAACCCATTCGAAATCGATCTGTACGAATCAGAAGATGTGGAAACACCCACCACCCCGCCGACCCTCGGTGGCGCTCTGCAAGCTCTGGCAGAAGATCATGACTTCTTGCTGGAAGGTGGCGTCTTCACAAAAGAATATCTGGAAATGTACATCGACTACAAGCAGACACAAGAGGCCGATCAGGTCGCGATGCGCCCGCACCCATACGAATTCAATATGTACTTTGACTTCTAA
- a CDS encoding DUF3298 and DUF4163 domain-containing protein, giving the protein MKRIGVMALVSLLWVVGTGAAAAQQGEICADVGGVYQDDVCIYSSDPTVSLSYPVEAVELGGPAQAYTDALQQAIEDYRAASAELGYDATPINWSLENGYEIITYNDHIVTVVFSFWMYTGGANGSITYDTVTAATDGSGTVYNLGDIVTTSPQALGLLADVVRVAVAEELTRITGEAYTADDVAESLPATIESFQHIALTPTVAHFYYGRGEVAGGAVGPVEVSVRLSDLSAILKSPFTVQNVSPAGTPTTNQAANPTPVNTWTGETRQVTVLQGDHLAKLIRREYGITDYSQIQIIINDIIGLNGLANANVIYPGQLLTVPVR; this is encoded by the coding sequence ATGAAGCGCATAGGGGTTATGGCTTTAGTGAGCTTATTGTGGGTCGTCGGCACAGGGGCCGCAGCAGCCCAACAAGGAGAAATCTGTGCCGATGTCGGCGGGGTTTACCAGGACGACGTGTGCATTTACTCGTCGGACCCCACTGTGAGCCTGAGCTACCCTGTCGAAGCGGTCGAACTGGGCGGGCCAGCCCAGGCCTATACCGATGCGCTGCAACAAGCCATCGAAGATTACAGAGCTGCTTCTGCTGAATTGGGCTATGATGCCACCCCCATCAACTGGTCGCTTGAAAACGGCTATGAGATCATCACCTACAATGATCACATTGTGACGGTGGTCTTCTCCTTCTGGATGTATACAGGCGGGGCTAATGGCAGCATCACCTACGATACCGTCACAGCAGCGACTGACGGCAGCGGCACAGTCTACAACCTGGGCGATATCGTCACAACATCACCACAAGCGCTAGGCCTGTTGGCGGATGTGGTACGCGTCGCTGTCGCGGAAGAATTGACGCGCATCACGGGCGAGGCCTATACTGCTGATGATGTCGCGGAGAGCCTGCCAGCCACTATTGAGAGCTTCCAGCATATCGCCCTGACACCCACCGTCGCCCATTTCTATTATGGACGGGGCGAAGTCGCAGGCGGGGCCGTAGGCCCGGTAGAAGTCAGCGTACGACTCAGCGATTTATCCGCCATTTTAAAGTCACCGTTCACAGTGCAGAACGTCTCCCCAGCGGGAACACCCACCACGAATCAGGCTGCAAACCCCACACCCGTCAATACGTGGACAGGTGAAACACGCCAGGTGACCGTTTTACAGGGCGACCACCTCGCCAAGCTCATCCGCCGCGAATATGGCATCACGGACTACAGCCAGATTCAGATTATCATCAACGACATTATCGGCCTGAATGGGCTTGCGAATGCCAATGTCATCTATCCAGGCCAATTACTCACGGTTCCTGTGCGCTAA
- a CDS encoding Ig-like domain-containing protein has protein sequence MKQIFILVLLFFSVLPLSAQDTTPTAPTPTQEEIEQMEAEGIDYTDHPILTTAQLEGLQAITPQAAPTSTSLYWTDQLTDSVGTVSLDGSTLDILVSGSGGTPPDNARSVAIDPAGDANGPKVYWSSSNSTPSGIFRMNLDGTNVEHIIDLSSPWAIAIDPVNDLLYVSDINNNALYRADLYGTAIGSGGSINTSLQQIHTGTNADFIEHIELDVPNNTIYWASFAGDDNLFSASLAATPLTGITTLCTAVSAPRYFYRDVTHDTIFISNADGLYRTDDINCTGNTTTTIINGVSGRGIAVDQLTGVGYMLESTNDALWSFDPAGVNPTSILRTDATTWDTPIGLAVLYTDTAPAVTNAAPMDGASGVPLEAAITLTFDESVALQAASVTLECPVGANVSFSISPLTASETFTLTPDAVLPDATTCTLTIPAASVTDTDNYDTPNTLAADFVMSFTTLALPTPTVQPTVQPTSVPGPAATAQPEVTAVPLEDLGVTELPSTGERPLWAQWLRALLGLLD, from the coding sequence GTGAAACAAATCTTTATCCTCGTTTTGTTGTTTTTTAGTGTGTTACCCTTATCAGCGCAAGATACAACACCGACCGCCCCTACTCCTACGCAAGAAGAAATTGAACAGATGGAGGCCGAAGGGATCGATTACACGGATCATCCCATACTGACGACAGCGCAGTTAGAAGGGCTGCAAGCCATCACACCACAGGCTGCCCCAACCAGCACGAGCCTGTATTGGACCGACCAGCTTACGGATAGTGTGGGTACAGTCTCACTGGATGGCAGTACATTGGACATACTCGTCTCAGGCAGTGGCGGCACACCGCCAGACAATGCACGCAGTGTTGCGATTGATCCTGCTGGCGATGCAAACGGCCCGAAAGTCTACTGGTCTTCTAGCAACAGCACACCCAGTGGCATTTTTCGTATGAACCTGGATGGCACGAATGTGGAACATATTATTGATCTGTCCTCACCATGGGCGATAGCTATCGACCCCGTGAATGACTTGCTCTATGTCAGCGACATCAACAACAATGCGCTTTACCGGGCCGATCTTTATGGCACTGCGATAGGCAGCGGTGGCAGTATTAACACCAGCCTGCAACAAATCCACACAGGTACAAACGCCGATTTTATTGAGCATATCGAGCTTGATGTACCGAACAATACGATTTACTGGGCCAGTTTTGCCGGCGATGACAATCTATTCAGTGCATCTTTAGCAGCAACGCCTCTGACAGGCATTACGACGCTCTGTACAGCCGTGAGTGCACCTCGCTACTTCTACCGAGACGTAACGCACGATACCATTTTCATCAGCAATGCCGACGGGTTATACCGCACAGATGATATTAACTGTACAGGGAATACAACCACGACAATCATCAACGGTGTGAGCGGGCGAGGTATCGCTGTTGACCAATTGACAGGCGTTGGCTATATGCTTGAATCGACAAATGATGCACTCTGGTCATTTGATCCCGCTGGCGTAAACCCAACATCGATCTTACGGACGGACGCCACTACCTGGGACACGCCTATTGGCTTGGCCGTTCTCTATACGGATACGGCACCCGCCGTGACGAATGCCGCACCCATGGATGGCGCCAGCGGCGTCCCGCTAGAGGCTGCGATTACGCTCACGTTTGATGAATCCGTCGCGTTGCAGGCCGCAAGCGTGACACTGGAATGCCCGGTTGGTGCCAATGTGAGCTTCAGCATCAGCCCATTGACTGCCTCAGAAACGTTCACACTCACGCCGGATGCCGTATTGCCAGATGCGACGACATGTACCCTGACAATCCCGGCTGCGAGCGTCACAGATACAGATAACTACGATACACCCAACACTTTGGCCGCTGATTTTGTCATGAGCTTTACGACGTTGGCCCTACCGACACCAACGGTGCAGCCTACAGTACAACCAACATCTGTGCCGGGGCCAGCCGCAACGGCTCAGCCGGAAGTAACAGCCGTCCCCTTAGAAGACCTGGGCGTTACGGAATTACCTTCCACAGGTGAGAGGCCGCTGTGGGCGCAGTGGTTGCGCGCGCTGCTGGGCTTATTGGACTAG
- a CDS encoding alpha/beta hydrolase-fold protein produces MPRWESFNFFLQEAMQTPDPVARQQLVNELLNERHTWPWIEGNKVTFVYSGENVNSVALNLDIIERDPPFDSLQRLEDTSLWYVQRTFRRDDLLDYLFAVNDPMTPLREETDFIKRTSYWHPDERNPLRMITAEITVSVLRMPGARPFPDWRNMADVPRGQVYEHTFDSARMGFTGRQIWVYTPPGYDPDEDRDYPLLILLDGQSMVAPLQVPYIADALIKYGRMEPVVIAMEQSGNQSTRISDYVSNDNHYLSIYEELVPLLNDAYNINAQDLGIGGMGVGAIAAAHCALSNPEVFRHLIMLSPPLGRGRAQEKLLQYADRFKNAAVLPRYIFQSVGRYEQFQRAYAPGVALARALQEREHNEGDIDVDHKFVELGSGQSFVAFKSILPEALAHVFPGRIAASV; encoded by the coding sequence ATGCCCCGCTGGGAATCGTTTAACTTCTTCTTACAAGAAGCGATGCAAACGCCGGACCCGGTGGCGCGGCAGCAGCTCGTCAATGAACTGCTTAATGAGCGCCACACCTGGCCCTGGATCGAAGGTAACAAAGTGACCTTCGTCTACTCCGGGGAAAATGTTAATTCAGTCGCGCTCAACCTGGATATTATCGAGCGAGACCCACCTTTTGATTCTCTCCAGCGCCTGGAAGACACATCCCTGTGGTATGTTCAGCGGACCTTCCGCCGCGACGATTTACTGGACTATCTGTTCGCCGTCAACGACCCGATGACGCCGCTGCGCGAAGAGACGGATTTCATCAAGCGCACGAGCTATTGGCACCCCGACGAGCGCAACCCGCTGCGTATGATCACGGCGGAAATTACCGTGAGCGTGCTGCGGATGCCTGGGGCGCGCCCCTTCCCGGATTGGCGCAATATGGCCGACGTGCCGCGTGGGCAGGTCTATGAGCACACCTTTGATAGTGCCCGGATGGGCTTTACGGGGCGGCAAATATGGGTTTATACCCCGCCCGGTTATGACCCCGATGAAGATCGTGATTACCCCCTCCTGATTCTGCTTGATGGTCAATCCATGGTCGCGCCTTTGCAGGTGCCTTATATTGCCGATGCGCTCATTAAGTATGGGCGTATGGAGCCTGTCGTCATTGCGATGGAACAGAGTGGTAACCAATCCACCCGTATCAGCGATTACGTCAGCAACGATAATCACTACCTCTCTATTTATGAGGAACTCGTCCCCTTATTGAATGATGCTTATAACATCAACGCCCAGGACCTGGGCATTGGGGGCATGGGCGTCGGAGCAATTGCTGCCGCCCATTGTGCATTATCCAACCCGGAAGTGTTCCGCCACCTGATTATGCTGTCACCGCCCCTTGGGCGAGGCCGCGCCCAGGAAAAGCTGCTCCAATATGCCGACCGCTTTAAAAATGCGGCGGTGCTGCCACGCTACATCTTCCAGTCTGTAGGGCGCTATGAGCAGTTCCAGCGGGCTTATGCACCCGGTGTCGCCCTGGCCCGCGCTTTACAAGAGCGTGAACATAACGAAGGCGATATTGACGTGGATCATAAGTTTGTGGAGCTTGGCAGTGGGCAGAGCTTCGTGGCCTTTAAGAGCATCCTGCCCGAAGCGCTGGCGCACGTCTTCCCAGGGCGGATAGCGGCTTCTGTCTAG
- a CDS encoding FtsK/SpoIIIE family DNA translocase, translating into MSNEQAAISGILEFIGDIFGWGALAVPITMFAIGMWLIIRHFGDQAPTVDPIRVTGVVLGFVTLLVFFQWVDSFSYTTIATLDTQQNLQNLSQRLDQAWNVDHTGGGFVGAKLYLTLVANVGEIGAFFLMLFSFIIAGMLMTRLTMSEMLGFAVGMWRSLRDVTRQQAVQQRAKRLEREQRRALEAQKPNITVSDLAQPVLPQGATNALPAGESNPNPFGQDIRINLGGRTQDSQEPMTANANAQTQSASSGGLFSRLLGGNNGNDNNSSNDGNGDSSGIAAALTGGLIGGLFGGRNNDNSESVNNNDGQSLPANTTSTQQPAQPPAQLAQGLPAQQPLPSQPATAPQQQSNALPANGTQNMPAASMPPANGQQAQYAANGSTAANPNAASANTTPLTDSPFGQQSIPSQPQQPAAQQPPSTRADRLNELRMGPSSITPPAPTQGDVDAVVPESYNAFGRPADIPKHHTEKLPYDGMQSGQQGPTPASRLPSAQANANEAQQPQQQRLNVQPTINRPQPISTPVTNQSRPKPEWRLPDYRTLLSSGSEQEFDRELLLRQARIIEETLDSFGAPGRVVEVNTGPVITQFGVEPDYISSRGGKRQRVKVGAIAALDRDLQLALGARSIRVEAPVPGKGYVGVEVPNEESSLVSLRDVMESDTFQKSFKKNPLTIALGQSVSGAPVAADLSGMPHLLIAGATGSGKSVCVNSIITSIVALNDPDTVKFIMVDPKRVELTGYNGIPHLIAPVVTDVERIIGVLKWVTREMDDRYKRFSESGARNITDFNKHRDPTIEKMPYIVVIIDELADLMMIAPDETERTITRIAALARATGIHLVIATQRPSVDVVTGLIKANFPARIAFAVSDGTNSRVILDQPGAERLLGKGDMLYMSGNAPAPVRMQGVFVSDMEINNIVRYWKMQAINQPGSVQQMTNLGVSAKPDTTTHEIRPRGDRVRQQAFWDAANQAEGAAEPAQPPQPYRDATIGFDLPDDFGTSDVELDENAITGDTDEDDELYEQAVELVRRLNKASVSLLQRRLRIGYTRAARLIDVMEARGVVGGPKEGSSKPRDVLPV; encoded by the coding sequence TTGAGTAATGAGCAGGCCGCGATTAGCGGCATCCTGGAATTCATCGGCGATATTTTCGGCTGGGGTGCCCTAGCCGTACCGATCACCATGTTCGCAATTGGGATGTGGCTGATCATCCGTCACTTTGGCGACCAGGCCCCAACCGTCGATCCGATCCGGGTGACGGGTGTTGTGTTGGGCTTTGTGACGCTGTTGGTCTTCTTCCAATGGGTCGATTCCTTCAGCTATACGACAATTGCCACACTGGATACCCAGCAAAATTTGCAAAATCTCTCCCAACGGCTGGATCAGGCCTGGAATGTTGACCATACTGGCGGCGGTTTCGTCGGGGCCAAGCTGTACCTGACGCTGGTCGCCAATGTGGGCGAAATTGGCGCGTTCTTCCTGATGCTCTTCTCGTTCATCATCGCGGGCATGTTGATGACACGCCTGACAATGAGCGAGATGCTCGGCTTTGCTGTGGGCATGTGGCGCAGTCTGCGCGATGTCACACGCCAGCAGGCTGTTCAGCAGCGGGCAAAACGGCTGGAACGTGAGCAGCGACGTGCGCTGGAAGCCCAAAAGCCCAATATCACCGTCAGCGATCTGGCACAGCCTGTACTGCCGCAGGGGGCGACCAATGCCCTACCCGCTGGCGAAAGTAATCCCAACCCCTTTGGGCAGGATATTCGGATTAACCTGGGCGGTCGTACACAGGACTCGCAGGAGCCCATGACCGCGAATGCCAATGCACAAACACAATCCGCATCCAGCGGCGGCCTGTTCTCGCGCTTGCTGGGCGGCAACAACGGCAATGACAATAACAGCAGCAATGATGGAAATGGCGATTCCAGCGGGATTGCCGCTGCGCTGACTGGTGGCCTGATTGGCGGATTATTCGGCGGGCGCAACAACGATAACAGCGAGAGCGTCAATAATAACGACGGTCAATCACTGCCTGCGAATACGACATCGACACAGCAGCCTGCACAGCCCCCTGCACAACTCGCACAGGGTTTACCCGCACAGCAGCCGCTGCCATCGCAGCCAGCGACAGCGCCCCAGCAGCAGAGTAACGCGCTGCCAGCCAATGGCACGCAAAATATGCCAGCGGCATCCATGCCACCCGCCAATGGTCAGCAGGCACAGTACGCGGCCAATGGCAGCACAGCAGCAAATCCAAATGCGGCGTCTGCGAATACAACGCCGCTTACTGATAGTCCCTTCGGCCAGCAGAGCATACCGTCGCAGCCTCAGCAACCAGCGGCCCAACAACCGCCTTCGACGCGAGCTGATCGTCTGAATGAACTGCGCATGGGGCCAAGCAGCATCACGCCGCCTGCCCCAACACAGGGCGATGTGGATGCGGTCGTGCCGGAGTCTTACAATGCCTTTGGGCGGCCTGCCGATATTCCTAAGCATCATACTGAAAAGCTGCCCTACGACGGTATGCAATCCGGGCAACAAGGGCCAACACCTGCGTCTCGCTTGCCTTCTGCACAGGCCAATGCTAATGAAGCGCAACAGCCGCAGCAGCAGCGGCTGAACGTACAGCCGACGATCAACCGTCCGCAGCCCATCAGCACGCCCGTGACGAATCAATCCCGGCCCAAGCCAGAATGGCGCTTGCCGGATTATCGCACGCTGCTGTCATCCGGTAGTGAACAGGAATTCGACCGTGAACTGCTGCTGCGTCAGGCACGCATCATTGAGGAGACGCTCGACAGCTTCGGCGCGCCGGGACGCGTAGTTGAAGTCAACACGGGCCCTGTGATTACGCAGTTCGGCGTTGAGCCAGATTACATCAGTTCTCGTGGTGGCAAACGGCAACGCGTGAAGGTCGGCGCTATCGCCGCCCTGGACCGCGACTTGCAGCTCGCGCTGGGTGCCCGTTCCATCCGTGTAGAAGCGCCTGTGCCGGGTAAAGGTTATGTCGGTGTGGAAGTGCCAAATGAGGAAAGCTCATTGGTGAGCCTGCGCGACGTGATGGAATCCGACACTTTCCAGAAGTCGTTTAAGAAGAACCCGCTGACAATCGCACTCGGACAGAGTGTTTCCGGTGCGCCTGTCGCGGCAGATCTCAGCGGCATGCCTCACCTGCTCATCGCAGGGGCGACAGGTTCCGGTAAGTCCGTCTGTGTGAACAGTATCATCACCAGTATCGTGGCGCTGAACGACCCCGATACGGTGAAGTTCATCATGGTTGACCCCAAGCGCGTTGAACTGACGGGCTATAATGGCATCCCGCATCTGATAGCCCCGGTTGTGACCGATGTCGAACGCATCATCGGCGTGCTGAAGTGGGTCACACGAGAGATGGACGACCGTTATAAGCGATTCAGCGAGAGCGGCGCACGTAACATCACAGACTTCAACAAACATCGTGACCCAACCATCGAAAAGATGCCGTATATCGTCGTGATTATCGACGAATTGGCAGACTTGATGATGATTGCCCCGGATGAAACCGAGCGCACCATCACACGTATCGCGGCCCTGGCACGTGCGACAGGTATTCATCTGGTGATCGCCACACAGCGCCCATCCGTCGATGTTGTGACGGGCCTGATTAAAGCGAACTTCCCGGCGCGTATCGCCTTCGCTGTATCCGACGGTACCAACAGCCGTGTTATCCTGGATCAGCCGGGTGCTGAACGCTTGCTCGGTAAGGGTGATATGCTCTATATGAGCGGTAACGCACCCGCCCCGGTTCGTATGCAGGGTGTGTTTGTCTCCGATATGGAGATTAACAACATCGTTCGTTACTGGAAGATGCAGGCCATCAACCAACCGGGTTCCGTCCAGCAGATGACCAATTTAGGCGTTTCTGCCAAGCCGGATACCACCACGCACGAAATCCGCCCACGTGGCGACCGTGTCCGTCAGCAAGCCTTTTGGGATGCCGCAAATCAGGCTGAGGGTGCAGCAGAGCCAGCGCAGCCACCGCAACCCTATCGTGATGCGACAATCGGCTTTGACCTGCCGGATGATTTCGGCACGAGTGATGTGGAGCTTGATGAAAACGCCATCACTGGCGATACGGATGAAGATGATGAACTCTATGAACAAGCTGTCGAACTGGTCCGCCGCTTGAATAAGGCAAGCGTCAGTTTATTGCAGCGGCGCCTGAGGATTGGGTATACACGCGCTGCACGTCTCATTGATGTGATGGAAGCACGCGGCGTCGTCGGTGGGCCTAAAGAAGGCAGTAGCAAGCCACGCGACGTCCTGCCTGTGTAG
- a CDS encoding DUF3224 domain-containing protein has product MTQGKAAFALKSWDEKPYIEMDDGAKMTKSTITYTYTGDIEGESNLEYLMYYRADESGHVIGLERIVGKLAGKDGSFVIRHDGTFDQTGVHTTWEVIEGSGSGELVGLRGSGTLDLAGHMEQYPTDFTYELG; this is encoded by the coding sequence ATGACACAGGGTAAAGCCGCTTTTGCTCTCAAAAGTTGGGATGAGAAGCCCTATATTGAGATGGATGATGGGGCCAAAATGACCAAAAGTACCATCACCTACACGTATACAGGCGACATCGAAGGCGAGAGTAACCTGGAATACTTGATGTACTATCGCGCTGATGAAAGCGGCCATGTGATCGGCCTGGAGCGTATTGTTGGCAAGCTGGCAGGTAAAGACGGTAGCTTTGTCATCCGGCACGATGGCACGTTTGATCAGACGGGTGTCCATACCACCTGGGAAGTCATCGAAGGCTCCGGGAGTGGTGAATTGGTCGGCTTGCGGGGCAGTGGTACCCTCGACTTGGCAGGCCATATGGAGCAGTATCCCACAGATTTCACCTATGAGTTGGGATAA
- a CDS encoding helix-turn-helix transcriptional regulator — protein sequence METTNYTSRGILYPQQAEQAFKLSRHAPAHDLAFFIDRYWVVQWDLRGQAPYQQENIPSPYVNLVFDPTETAVFGVSTKRFTYLLEGTCMVFSVKFRIGAFYPFIQSPVSDFTDGTLSLNVAFGQDAEATARHVLAENTIEGKIALVEPFLRQHLPAEDHSVTLVNEIMDSVAHNNNVRRVEQLSEHVNMSVRSLQRLFHQYVGISPKSVIQRYRLQDAAARIEAGDRPDWALLATEMGYFDQAHFINDFKRVIGRTPAEYASLIED from the coding sequence TTGGAGACTACGAATTATACCTCCAGAGGCATTTTATATCCTCAGCAGGCTGAGCAAGCCTTTAAACTCAGTCGGCATGCCCCTGCGCATGATTTAGCATTCTTCATTGATCGCTACTGGGTTGTCCAATGGGATTTACGCGGACAGGCACCCTACCAACAGGAGAATATCCCCTCTCCTTATGTGAACCTCGTCTTTGACCCGACAGAAACGGCTGTTTTCGGTGTGAGCACGAAGCGCTTCACCTATCTGCTAGAGGGCACCTGCATGGTTTTCTCGGTTAAGTTCCGTATCGGGGCCTTTTACCCCTTCATTCAATCCCCTGTCTCCGACTTCACAGATGGTACCTTATCGCTGAATGTGGCATTTGGCCAGGATGCAGAAGCCACTGCCAGGCATGTCTTAGCGGAGAATACGATTGAAGGCAAAATCGCCCTTGTAGAGCCTTTCTTGAGGCAGCATCTCCCCGCAGAAGATCACAGCGTCACGCTCGTCAACGAAATTATGGATTCCGTCGCGCACAATAACAATGTGCGCCGTGTCGAGCAGCTTTCCGAGCATGTCAATATGAGCGTTCGCAGCTTACAGCGTCTGTTTCATCAGTATGTAGGGATCAGTCCGAAGTCGGTCATTCAACGCTATCGGTTGCAGGATGCTGCCGCACGCATCGAAGCAGGGGATAGGCCCGATTGGGCCTTACTCGCCACTGAAATGGGCTACTTCGATCAAGCCCATTTTATCAATGACTTCAAACGCGTTATCGGGCGTACACCCGCCGAATATGCCAGCCTGATTGAAGATTAG